Proteins found in one Triticum aestivum cultivar Chinese Spring chromosome 4D, IWGSC CS RefSeq v2.1, whole genome shotgun sequence genomic segment:
- the LOC123100506 gene encoding transcription factor BHLH3-like: protein MDQLDEQSFLDELMSLRREEAPAPAPAPWQAYPGSGMMTTSDLLFYGGEDVAEASSSMDLVGPFQQPMAPLPAAPPHRSHEEYNFDCLSEVCNPYGSCGGVVPGPGVVHGVGQALSQDPLHDAMAEDGTTSGNLHHGGGASSSPVPFVFGAGGAGENSEMIRGVFPGAYARSKLNGGTTSKNLMAERRRRKRLNDRLSMLRSIMPKITKMDRTSILGDTIDYVNELTERIKTLEEEIGATPEDLNLLNTTKNLSSGSSEEMPMRNSTKFVIEKQGDGETRIDICCATSPGVLISTVSALEGLGLEIEQCVVSCFGDFAMQASCSQEEGRSQVTSTDEIKQALFTSAGYGGRFL, encoded by the exons ATGGATCAGCTTGACGAGCAGTCGTTCCTGGACGAGCTCATGTCCCTGCGCCGGGAGGAGGCGCCGGCACCGGCTCCGGCTCCGTGGCAGGCGTACCCGGGGAGCGGCATGATGACGACGAGCGACCTCCTCTTCTATGGTGGCGAGGATGTCGCCGAGGCGAGCAGCAGCATGGACTTGGTCGGGCCCTTTCAGCAGCCCATGGCGCCGCTGCCGGCCGCGCCTCCGCACCGTTCGCATGAAGAGTACAACTTCGACTGCCTCAGCGAAGTGTGCAACCCTTACGGGAGCTGCGGCGGCGTCGTCCCTGGGCCTGGGGTCGTCCACGGGGTCGGCCAGGCGCTCTCTCAGGATCCCCTCCACGACGCCATGGCGGAGGACGGCACGACTAGTGGCAACCTGCATCACGGTGGTGGGGCGTCGTCGTCCCCGGTGCCGTTCGTGTTCGGAGCAGGAGGCGCCGGGGAGAACTCGGAGATGATCAGGGGCGTATTCCCCGGCGCCTACGCTAGAAGCAAGCTCAACGGCGGCACTACGTCCAAGAACCTCATGGCGGAAAGGCGACGCCGGAAGCGTCTCAATGACCGCCTCTCCATGCTCCGCTCCATCATGCCCAAGATTACCAAG ATGGATAGGACCTCGATCCTCGGGGACACCATAGACTACGTGAATGAGCTAACCGAGCGGATCAAAACGCTCGAGGAGGAGATCGGCGCCACGCCGGAGGATCTGAACCTGCTGAACACCACGAAGAATTTATCCAGCGGTAGCAGCGAAGAGATGCCGATGAGGAATTCCACCAAG TTTGTCATCGAGAAGCAGGGCGACGGCGAAACGAGGATCGACATCTGCTGCGCCACAAGCCCTGGCGTGCTGATCTCAACGGTGAGCGCGCTAGAGGGGCTGGGGCTGGAGATAGAGCAGTGCGTCGTCAGCTGCTTCGGCGACTTCGCCATGCAGGCATCATGCTCACAA gaggaaggcAGGAGCCAAGTGACAAGCACAGACGAGATCAAGCAGGCATTGTTCACGAGTGCGGGCTATGGAGGAAGGTTCCTGTAG